One Terriglobales bacterium genomic region harbors:
- the recR gene encoding recombination mediator RecR translates to MSKFAEPMARLIDELKKLPGIGGKTAQRLAFHILRASDEDAELLADSIRQVKASLHLCSVCNNITDVDPCVYCSSATRNQRLVCVVEEPTNIAAIEKTRSFNGVYHVLHGALSPLHGVGPEHLRLTSLSKRVDRGEIDELIIATNPTVEGEATATYISRMLKSSPVKLTRIATGIPAGSDIEYADEVTMAKAIEGRREL, encoded by the coding sequence TTGTCGAAATTTGCAGAGCCCATGGCGCGGCTCATTGACGAACTCAAGAAGTTGCCGGGGATCGGCGGCAAGACGGCGCAGCGTCTCGCCTTCCACATCCTGCGCGCCAGTGACGAAGACGCCGAACTGCTGGCCGACTCCATCCGCCAAGTCAAGGCCAGCCTTCACCTGTGCTCAGTGTGCAACAACATCACTGATGTCGATCCCTGTGTCTATTGCAGCAGCGCAACGCGTAACCAGCGTCTGGTTTGCGTAGTGGAGGAGCCCACGAATATTGCCGCAATCGAAAAGACGCGGAGCTTCAACGGCGTATATCACGTGCTGCACGGAGCCCTTTCTCCGCTGCACGGAGTAGGACCAGAACACCTGCGGCTTACCAGTCTCTCCAAGCGCGTGGATCGCGGCGAGATCGACGAGCTCATTATCGCTACGAATCCCACAGTCGAAGGCGAAGCTACAGCGACCTACATCTCGCGCATGCTCAAGAGCTCCCCGGTAAAGCTGACCCGCATCGCCACCGGCATTCCCGCCGGAAGCGACATTGAATACGCCGACGAAGTAACCATGGCCAAGGCGATCGAGGGGCGCCGGGAGCTATAA
- a CDS encoding ribonuclease J, translating to MTAGKLQVVPLGGLGEFGMNCMALRWGDDIIVIDAGLMFPESELLGVDIVVPDITYLLENRDKVRAILLTHGHEDHIGGLPWILSELNIPVYGTEFTLALVEGKLEEHELLDSAQLNEITANERFRIGPFLIHPVRVTHSLVDCVALAIHTPLGVVIHSGDFKVDPTPTDGKLFDLHQFAEYGKEGALLLLQDSTNVERPGYTPSERAVRPRFEEIFTRSKRRLFVSCFSSSIHRIKLVADMAFEHGRKLALVGRSMNEATEIAQDLGYIHIPEGTLINPGQIRDFAPEKVCVLISGTQGEPMSALSRAAVDNHKHAKIEPGDTVVLSSRIIPGNEKGIYRMIDHLYRRNAHVIYEDGSGSPVHVSGHASQEELRLLINLVRPRYFVPIHGEYRQLKRHAELAASMHGAVGSVTMLESGEVLEIDELGARKAGKVTVGRVCIDSGSASDVVEDLVIRDRRHLSEDGIVLPVIAINKLTGKVESIPEIVMRGFAAAGAENGFLAQAREVISRTLEQSSQEEKADYGVIKEKIRQDLKRYINKNTSRRPLIMPVILEI from the coding sequence ATGACTGCGGGCAAACTTCAGGTCGTGCCATTAGGCGGGCTCGGCGAGTTCGGCATGAACTGCATGGCCCTGCGCTGGGGCGACGACATCATTGTGATCGATGCCGGTCTCATGTTCCCTGAGTCTGAGCTGCTCGGCGTCGACATCGTTGTTCCCGACATCACTTACCTGCTCGAGAATCGGGACAAAGTTCGCGCCATCCTGCTCACCCACGGCCATGAAGACCACATTGGCGGATTGCCGTGGATTCTCTCTGAGCTGAACATTCCGGTGTACGGCACGGAATTTACCCTCGCCCTCGTGGAAGGCAAGCTGGAAGAACACGAGCTGCTCGACTCTGCACAGCTCAACGAAATCACGGCGAACGAGCGCTTCCGTATCGGACCGTTCCTTATCCATCCGGTGCGCGTCACTCATAGCCTCGTGGATTGTGTGGCCCTTGCAATTCACACTCCGTTGGGAGTCGTGATTCATTCCGGCGACTTCAAGGTCGATCCCACGCCTACGGATGGCAAGCTGTTCGACCTCCATCAGTTCGCGGAGTATGGCAAAGAAGGCGCGCTACTTTTGCTGCAGGATTCGACTAACGTCGAGCGCCCAGGCTACACGCCGAGCGAGCGCGCGGTGCGTCCGCGATTTGAGGAAATCTTCACGCGCAGCAAGCGGAGGCTGTTCGTCTCCTGCTTCTCATCTTCTATACATCGGATCAAGCTCGTGGCGGACATGGCCTTCGAGCACGGACGCAAGCTGGCTCTGGTCGGTCGCTCCATGAATGAAGCTACTGAGATCGCGCAGGACCTCGGCTACATCCATATTCCCGAGGGAACGCTCATTAATCCTGGACAGATTCGCGATTTCGCTCCGGAGAAGGTTTGTGTGCTGATCAGCGGCACGCAGGGCGAGCCCATGTCTGCCTTGTCGCGCGCGGCTGTAGACAATCATAAGCACGCGAAGATCGAGCCGGGCGACACAGTCGTTCTGTCCTCGCGCATCATTCCAGGGAACGAAAAAGGGATCTATCGCATGATTGATCACCTTTACCGCCGCAACGCTCACGTTATCTATGAAGATGGTTCTGGTTCGCCCGTGCACGTAAGCGGACACGCCAGCCAGGAAGAGCTCAGGCTTCTGATTAATCTTGTTCGCCCCAGGTACTTTGTGCCGATTCACGGCGAGTATCGTCAACTTAAGCGCCACGCGGAGCTTGCCGCTTCAATGCACGGTGCTGTAGGCAGCGTGACGATGCTGGAAAGCGGCGAGGTCCTTGAGATCGACGAGCTTGGTGCGCGGAAGGCTGGAAAAGTAACGGTCGGCCGCGTCTGCATTGACTCCGGCTCAGCCAGCGACGTGGTAGAGGATCTCGTGATTCGCGATCGTCGCCACCTAAGCGAAGACGGCATTGTGCTGCCAGTAATCGCCATTAATAAGTTGACCGGCAAGGTGGAATCGATTCCCGAAATCGTGATGCGAGGATTCGCCGCCGCAGGCGCAGAGAACGGTTTTCTTGCGCAGGCTCGCGAAGTGATCAGCCGCACACTTGAACAGTCGAGCCAGGAAGAAAAGGCTGACTACGGTGTGATCAAAGAGAAGATTCGCCAGGACCTTAAGCGTTACATCAACAAGAACACCAGTCGTCGCCCCTTGATTATGCCGGTCATCCTCGAAATCTGA
- a CDS encoding chromate resistance protein ChrB domain-containing protein: MRWITRHDVKVDRVACPWLIKRFVDPEAEFIFVAEDELLATAARLSAIPFDAPSLAAVKLNHRGQCCTFEAFIEDYKLTDPALRRMALIVRGADIRGQEHVSAESPGLRAIAHGFALSGINDEERLKQEFPIYDALYHYVCRQAR, from the coding sequence ATGAGATGGATTACTCGCCACGACGTGAAGGTCGACCGGGTGGCTTGTCCGTGGCTGATCAAACGCTTCGTGGATCCCGAGGCAGAATTTATTTTTGTCGCAGAAGATGAATTGCTGGCGACGGCAGCGCGGCTGAGCGCGATCCCATTCGATGCGCCGAGCCTTGCGGCCGTGAAGCTTAACCATCGCGGTCAATGTTGCACATTTGAAGCTTTTATCGAGGACTACAAGCTCACCGATCCAGCCCTGCGTCGCATGGCACTTATCGTTAGAGGGGCGGACATAAGAGGACAAGAGCACGTCTCGGCGGAAAGCCCTGGCCTACGTGCGATTGCTCACGGCTTTGCGCTCTCGGGAATCAATGACGAAGAGCGGCTCAAGCAGGAGTTTCCGATATACGACGCCCTCTACCATTACGTTTGCCGGCAAGCGCGTTGA
- the ribD gene encoding bifunctional diaminohydroxyphosphoribosylaminopyrimidine deaminase/5-amino-6-(5-phosphoribosylamino)uracil reductase RibD, with the protein MPQQDNERFMRRALELARRGIALASPNPHVGAVIVSSAGEIVGEGFHTYDGLKHAEVLAAEQAGERARGATLYLNLEPCSHTGRTGPCADAVIAADIKRVYAAMPDPNPLVAGKGFERLRTAGIEVHTGLLESEARKINEGFAKYITAKTPLVTLKAGMTLDGKIAPPYTPPSGEVGLGDAAGGWITSIEARAQVQELRHASDAILVGVNTVITDNPLLTDRTSLPRRRPLLRVVSDSKLRLPLDSRLVKTVNNDLIVFCSFAEEKKRRELEERGIRVEQVRLGALDGRPDIAAIIQRLGELEITSLIIEGGALVNWTALAANVVDKVFLFYAPKILAGTGSVPFASGPGFPRISEAARVRSISLHRFGEDFAVEGYIKDPYERLGSSTQ; encoded by the coding sequence ATGCCTCAGCAAGACAACGAGCGCTTCATGCGTCGCGCACTGGAATTGGCGCGTCGAGGTATCGCGCTCGCCTCTCCTAACCCTCATGTTGGTGCGGTAATCGTAAGCTCTGCTGGGGAAATTGTCGGCGAGGGCTTCCATACTTATGACGGCTTAAAGCACGCAGAAGTGCTCGCAGCCGAACAGGCCGGAGAGCGCGCTCGCGGAGCAACTCTCTACTTGAATCTCGAACCTTGTTCGCACACCGGACGCACCGGGCCATGCGCCGACGCAGTAATCGCTGCCGACATCAAGCGCGTGTATGCTGCCATGCCCGATCCCAATCCTCTCGTTGCGGGCAAGGGATTCGAGCGATTGCGCACAGCGGGCATCGAAGTCCACACTGGTCTGCTCGAGTCTGAAGCCCGAAAGATAAACGAGGGATTCGCGAAGTACATCACCGCGAAAACACCGCTTGTTACGCTCAAGGCCGGGATGACGCTCGATGGCAAGATAGCTCCGCCATACACACCTCCGAGCGGCGAAGTCGGTTTGGGCGATGCAGCCGGTGGCTGGATAACCAGTATCGAAGCTCGCGCTCAAGTGCAAGAATTGCGTCACGCGTCCGATGCAATCCTCGTGGGCGTGAACACAGTCATCACCGACAATCCGCTGCTCACCGACCGTACAAGCTTGCCTCGACGCCGTCCGCTGTTGCGCGTTGTAAGCGATTCCAAATTGCGCCTGCCCTTGGACTCGCGTCTCGTGAAGACAGTGAACAACGACCTGATCGTCTTCTGCTCGTTCGCGGAAGAGAAGAAGCGTCGTGAACTTGAAGAACGAGGCATTCGCGTAGAACAAGTCAGGTTGGGCGCGCTCGACGGACGTCCCGACATCGCCGCTATCATTCAGCGGCTCGGAGAGTTGGAGATCACAAGCCTGATTATCGAAGGCGGTGCGCTCGTGAATTGGACCGCGCTTGCCGCAAATGTTGTCGACAAAGTGTTCTTGTTTTACGCCCCCAAAATTCTTGCCGGAACCGGATCAGTGCCATTCGCCAGCGGTCCAGGCTTCCCTCGCATCAGCGAAGCCGCCCGCGTTCGCTCGATTTCCCTGCATCGCTTCGGAGAGGATTTTGCAGTCGAGGGCTATATAAAAGATCCGTACGAAAGATTAGGATCTTCGACGCAATAG
- a CDS encoding threonine/serine dehydratase yields the protein MITLEKIQQAQERLRGIALRTPLQRVSFREGEVYLKPENLQPIGSFKLRGAYNKIATFSPGQRERGVIAYSSGNHAQGVAYAARAMGCHATIVMPDNSPQLKLEKTRALGAEIVIVGPSSDERKARAEELAQQKGYALVPPYDDEAIIAGQGTMGLEILTDLPETTSVLVCVGGGGMISGIAAAVKNMRPSPKVYGVESELGAKAKASFEAGERLAFPAEETTRTIADGLRTQSVGECNFEHIQRYVDGFISVSEDEIREAVRRLAFDAHLIAEPSGAVPLAAVLFHRSEFPSSGKTVAIVSGGNIAPEMLKQILTEPSS from the coding sequence TTGATCACCCTCGAAAAGATTCAGCAAGCCCAGGAACGGCTGCGTGGAATCGCGCTACGCACGCCGTTGCAACGCGTTTCATTCCGGGAGGGCGAAGTTTATCTCAAACCGGAGAACCTTCAACCGATTGGCTCATTTAAGCTACGCGGCGCCTACAACAAGATCGCGACGTTTTCTCCAGGACAGCGTGAGCGCGGAGTCATCGCCTACTCCAGCGGAAATCATGCGCAGGGGGTTGCCTATGCAGCCCGTGCGATGGGTTGCCACGCCACCATCGTGATGCCCGACAACTCTCCACAACTCAAATTGGAGAAGACCCGAGCTCTCGGAGCAGAAATCGTGATCGTCGGCCCGTCGAGCGACGAGCGCAAAGCGCGCGCTGAGGAACTCGCGCAACAAAAGGGATACGCTCTCGTGCCTCCCTACGACGATGAAGCCATCATCGCCGGGCAAGGCACAATGGGCTTAGAAATTCTTACCGACTTGCCCGAGACCACTAGCGTGTTGGTTTGTGTGGGCGGCGGAGGCATGATCAGCGGAATCGCTGCCGCGGTGAAGAACATGCGGCCGAGTCCAAAGGTTTATGGAGTGGAGTCAGAGCTAGGCGCCAAAGCCAAAGCCAGCTTCGAAGCCGGCGAGCGCCTCGCCTTCCCTGCCGAGGAAACTACCCGCACCATCGCCGACGGCCTCCGCACGCAGAGCGTCGGCGAGTGTAACTTTGAACATATTCAGCGCTACGTGGACGGATTTATCAGTGTTAGCGAAGACGAAATCCGCGAAGCCGTCCGCCGCCTCGCATTCGACGCGCACTTAATAGCAGAACCCAGCGGTGCGGTTCCGCTTGCAGCAGTACTGTTCCACCGAAGTGAGTTCCCTTCTAGCGGCAAGACGGTAGCAATCGTCAGCGGAGGAAACATCGCTCCGGAGATGTTAAAGCAGATCCTGACCGAGCCGAGTTCCTAA
- a CDS encoding YbaB/EbfC family nucleoid-associated protein has protein sequence MEFNPKELLAQAQRASQEIQEKMRATSVEASAGGGTVSVTMNGQKQLLSVKIDPEAVKSGDVEMLQDLITAAVNEASRKVDTTVQSTLGGMLGDMNLPF, from the coding sequence ATGGAATTCAACCCAAAGGAATTGTTGGCCCAGGCGCAACGCGCATCGCAAGAGATCCAGGAAAAGATGCGCGCAACCAGTGTTGAGGCTTCTGCTGGAGGCGGCACGGTTAGCGTGACGATGAATGGGCAAAAGCAGTTGCTTTCGGTAAAGATCGATCCTGAAGCGGTGAAGTCGGGCGATGTGGAGATGCTCCAGGACCTGATTACTGCCGCTGTGAATGAAGCTTCCCGCAAAGTGGATACCACGGTGCAATCGACCCTCGGCGGCATGCTAGGCGACATGAACCTGCCGTTCTAA
- a CDS encoding glycoside hydrolase family 30 beta sandwich domain-containing protein, whose translation MPTRREFMEKAAASAACGLLGSKLAVADVIVADVPAPKPEIDVFITDATRRHAPASQLRWTSASGAPSNAAVVINPAEKAQPVVGFGAALTDAACYVLSQMPQSSRGELLNELFNRKEMAFSVCRVCIGSSDYSRNVFSYDEGEPDPELKRFSIEHDREYILPVLRAAREVNPQLFLLGSPWSPPGWMKDNNSMLGGTIRRHYLKTYADYIVRFLQAYLAEGVEVNAVTPQNEVDTDQDSRMPACLFPQEAEVQYVGQMLGPAIERAGLKTRIWLLDHNYNLWGRAICQLDDEKVSKVTNSIAWHGYLGTPELVRKVAAAHPDAEMYWTEGGPDITDPKYLTDWSKWSRTFTGILRNGMRCIIAWNVALDEQGKPNIGPFPCGGAVTVHSGTHEVTRSGQYWGFAHFSRHIQRNAVVIDSHSEASGVNHVAVANSDSSYALVLTNAANSAQDIEVRFGKLATRVTLAPDSIVTLSWRAA comes from the coding sequence ATGCCAACCCGCCGGGAATTCATGGAGAAGGCCGCTGCTTCCGCTGCTTGCGGCTTACTAGGCAGCAAGCTTGCTGTCGCCGATGTCATCGTTGCCGATGTGCCGGCGCCGAAGCCGGAGATTGATGTTTTCATCACCGATGCTACTCGCCGTCATGCGCCAGCGTCGCAACTGCGCTGGACATCTGCGTCTGGCGCGCCATCCAATGCGGCGGTCGTAATCAACCCTGCAGAGAAAGCGCAGCCCGTTGTGGGATTCGGTGCAGCTCTTACCGACGCGGCCTGCTATGTGCTGAGCCAAATGCCGCAATCCTCACGTGGAGAGCTGCTGAACGAACTGTTTAACCGCAAGGAGATGGCATTCAGTGTGTGTCGAGTCTGCATTGGTTCCAGTGACTACTCGCGCAATGTCTTTAGCTACGATGAAGGTGAGCCCGATCCCGAATTGAAGAGGTTTTCAATCGAGCATGACCGCGAATACATCCTTCCGGTCTTGCGCGCTGCCCGGGAAGTTAACCCGCAATTGTTTCTACTCGGCTCACCGTGGAGTCCGCCCGGCTGGATGAAAGACAACAATTCGATGCTGGGCGGTACCATTCGCCGGCACTACTTGAAGACCTATGCTGACTACATCGTAAGGTTTCTCCAGGCGTACCTGGCCGAAGGAGTCGAGGTGAACGCCGTGACTCCGCAGAACGAAGTGGATACCGATCAGGACAGTCGGATGCCGGCATGTCTCTTTCCGCAAGAGGCCGAGGTGCAGTATGTTGGCCAAATGCTCGGCCCCGCCATCGAACGCGCGGGATTAAAGACCAGGATCTGGTTGCTCGACCACAACTACAACCTCTGGGGACGCGCGATCTGCCAACTTGACGATGAGAAAGTGAGCAAAGTCACGAATTCCATTGCCTGGCACGGATACTTGGGGACTCCCGAATTGGTACGCAAGGTGGCGGCGGCCCATCCAGATGCCGAGATGTACTGGACCGAGGGTGGTCCAGACATTACCGATCCTAAGTATCTGACCGACTGGTCCAAATGGAGCCGTACATTTACGGGCATTCTTCGCAATGGGATGCGCTGCATCATTGCCTGGAATGTTGCGCTCGACGAACAAGGGAAGCCGAATATCGGGCCATTTCCGTGCGGTGGCGCAGTGACGGTTCATTCCGGTACTCATGAAGTTACGCGCAGCGGTCAGTATTGGGGCTTTGCACACTTCTCGCGCCACATTCAGCGCAACGCAGTCGTGATCGACTCACACAGTGAAGCATCTGGAGTAAATCACGTCGCAGTCGCCAATTCTGACAGCAGTTACGCGTTGGTGCTTACTAACGCTGCTAATTCAGCTCAGGATATCGAAGTCCGTTTCGGGAAGTTGGCAACTCGCGTCACACTGGCTCCGGATTCCATCGTTACCCTGAGCTGGAGAGCGGCGTAG
- the ftsY gene encoding signal recognition particle-docking protein FtsY, with protein MIQTLFGSLDEEKNKKPGFLDRMKEAVSRTRENLSDRIEEIVAFNKEIDANTLDDLEATLIAADLGTTTTHEVLEALRERATHKQIGDVNELKRLLKEQIAGILNGASNVPLRRVDGPEVVLIVGVNGTGKTTTVGKLASLLRSQGKTVLLCAADTFRAAAIEQLEVWGSRTGVEVIKTKPGGDPSAVLFDSLSAAKARGTDYVIVDTAGRLHTKQNLMAELEKMRRTAQKVIPDSPHETLLVMDATTGQNGLQQARQFTQSAGVTGIVLTKLDGTAKGGVVVAISRELGVPVRYVGVGEKAGDLLPFDSQSFVDSLFE; from the coding sequence ATGATCCAGACCCTGTTCGGCAGCCTCGACGAGGAAAAAAACAAAAAGCCAGGCTTCCTGGATCGCATGAAGGAGGCGGTCTCGCGCACGCGCGAGAACCTCAGCGATCGCATCGAGGAGATCGTCGCTTTCAATAAAGAGATCGATGCCAATACCCTCGACGATCTCGAAGCCACGCTGATTGCCGCCGACCTCGGGACGACGACCACACATGAGGTCCTCGAAGCGCTGCGCGAGCGCGCCACCCATAAGCAGATCGGCGATGTGAACGAACTGAAGCGGCTACTGAAGGAACAGATCGCGGGGATCCTTAACGGCGCATCGAATGTGCCGTTACGCCGAGTCGACGGTCCCGAAGTGGTACTGATCGTCGGCGTGAACGGTACCGGTAAGACGACGACAGTCGGCAAGCTCGCAAGTTTGCTGAGAAGTCAGGGCAAAACGGTTTTGCTCTGCGCGGCCGACACGTTTCGCGCTGCCGCGATCGAGCAGTTGGAGGTCTGGGGCAGTCGAACTGGAGTGGAAGTGATAAAGACTAAACCCGGCGGCGATCCCTCGGCTGTACTCTTCGACAGTCTGAGTGCGGCGAAGGCGCGGGGAACTGACTATGTGATCGTTGATACCGCTGGCCGGCTGCATACCAAGCAGAACCTGATGGCGGAGCTGGAGAAGATGCGCCGCACAGCGCAGAAAGTAATCCCTGACTCGCCGCATGAAACCCTACTCGTGATGGACGCAACCACCGGGCAGAACGGATTGCAGCAGGCGCGTCAGTTCACGCAATCTGCAGGCGTAACCGGAATCGTGTTGACGAAGCTCGATGGCACGGCAAAAGGCGGAGTAGTAGTTGCCATCTCGCGCGAACTCGGCGTTCCTGTTCGGTACGTCGGTGTAGGAGAGAAGGCAGGAGACCTTCTGCCATTCGATTCGCAATCGTTTGTCGATTCTTTGTTCGAATAA
- a CDS encoding DUF1259 domain-containing protein — protein sequence MLRFLDRKGDFKAGVLKVNIPRNDLKMTIQGVSTPTPLGFGGWIALTKGTGGSDVMMGDLVLLQDEVNPVMSALLDNGIDVTALHNHFFWDEPRVYFMHVHGMGKADDLAHRVKPGLDLIGKVTPAPVSPFATSGTQLNVEKLATIVGHQGEQTGPVYKITVGRDDIAMKDHGAVMNARMGLNTWAAFTGTQEDAVIAGDIAMLENELNPVLKTLRKNGLDVVAIHHHMTEERPLVIFLHYWGRGNAEKLAAGFKAALDQLGHAAPSHGMGQ from the coding sequence GTGCTGAGGTTCCTCGATCGGAAAGGCGACTTCAAAGCAGGAGTTCTAAAAGTGAACATTCCCCGCAATGATTTGAAGATGACGATTCAGGGAGTCTCCACACCGACTCCCTTGGGATTCGGCGGGTGGATCGCCTTGACGAAGGGAACCGGCGGCTCGGATGTGATGATGGGCGATCTCGTACTCTTGCAGGATGAGGTGAATCCGGTGATGTCCGCTTTGCTGGACAACGGAATCGACGTCACCGCGCTGCACAATCATTTCTTCTGGGATGAGCCGCGCGTGTACTTCATGCATGTGCACGGGATGGGAAAGGCTGACGATCTCGCCCATCGCGTCAAGCCGGGCCTCGATCTTATCGGAAAGGTCACTCCGGCTCCGGTTTCGCCTTTCGCCACGAGCGGTACCCAGCTGAATGTCGAAAAGCTGGCTACCATCGTTGGACATCAGGGTGAGCAAACGGGGCCCGTTTACAAGATTACAGTTGGCCGCGACGACATCGCTATGAAGGATCACGGTGCTGTTATGAACGCACGCATGGGACTCAACACCTGGGCTGCGTTTACTGGCACGCAGGAGGACGCTGTGATTGCCGGCGATATTGCCATGCTTGAGAACGAACTAAATCCTGTGTTGAAGACGCTTCGCAAGAATGGCCTCGATGTGGTCGCGATTCACCATCACATGACCGAGGAGCGCCCGCTTGTAATCTTCCTGCACTACTGGGGAAGAGGAAACGCGGAGAAGTTGGCCGCTGGATTTAAAGCGGCTCTCGACCAACTCGGCCATGCCGCGCCTTCGCACGGCATGGGACAGTGA
- the dnaX gene encoding DNA polymerase III subunit gamma/tau yields the protein MSYQVLARKYRPQKFSDVIGQDHVTRTLQNAITQQRIAHGYIFSGHRGIGKTTVARILAMALNCRSTDKPVPEPCGVCDSCQEIRAGSSVDVIEIDAATNRGIDEIRELRDAVRYRPARDRYKIYILDEAHQITDAAFNALLKTLEEPPSHIVFMMATTQPEDIPQTIRSRCQHFSFHAVRFDEIVRQLRDVATQENISAENDALAALAEAGDGSMRDALSIMDQAIACCAVFEGGSDAKLTAAQVRGLMGTVSSDVLVQAMQCVHRSSSEDLLKLLDRLMTEGQSPSHFAKQLVRFLRNALVAKVAGGESSLLQISSDERQKVASTAALFSEEDLTRFLNIILRTHDELGYRQEQRFHLELGMLKMVHAIRLLPLEEFLSQTATSGATTVTQPARASLSAVPKISEARPAPLSGGLRSASASPFGSSSGGASPQSQQRVSPFEADRLRKVRSSEPEMSVVSSIDGSTASYTVISTATALEEVPQPIAESAVTQQEISVETLRSALISVLEAQSQDTAADLLARGEWGLEGNQINLRLPLSEKVIDLSVSAEAKRLLTQEASRLCGRVMKLNVSGGGMSQNAPIERIANGHSNGSGGARQRAAEDPVVRRMQEKFGAEVRTVVDLRQKK from the coding sequence ATGAGTTATCAGGTTCTCGCCCGCAAATACCGGCCACAGAAATTTTCCGATGTAATCGGGCAGGATCATGTAACCCGCACGCTGCAGAATGCGATTACCCAGCAGCGAATCGCGCACGGCTACATTTTCAGTGGACATCGCGGCATCGGGAAGACCACGGTTGCGCGCATTCTGGCTATGGCGCTCAACTGCCGCTCGACGGATAAGCCGGTTCCAGAGCCGTGCGGCGTTTGCGACTCCTGCCAGGAGATCCGCGCAGGAAGCTCTGTAGATGTGATCGAAATCGATGCGGCGACGAATCGTGGTATCGACGAGATTCGCGAGTTACGCGATGCCGTGCGCTATCGTCCCGCTCGCGATCGTTACAAGATCTACATTCTCGACGAAGCCCACCAAATTACCGATGCTGCTTTTAATGCGCTGCTGAAAACTCTGGAAGAGCCGCCCAGCCACATTGTTTTCATGATGGCCACCACGCAGCCCGAGGACATTCCACAGACGATTCGCTCGCGCTGCCAGCACTTCAGCTTTCACGCAGTGCGATTCGACGAGATCGTGCGCCAGCTCCGCGATGTCGCAACACAAGAAAACATCAGCGCGGAAAACGATGCGCTAGCCGCTCTTGCGGAGGCCGGTGATGGATCGATGCGCGACGCGCTCTCCATCATGGATCAAGCCATCGCCTGCTGCGCCGTCTTCGAAGGCGGCTCGGATGCAAAGCTGACTGCGGCGCAAGTTCGCGGGCTGATGGGAACAGTCTCGTCTGACGTTCTCGTGCAGGCCATGCAGTGCGTGCACCGCAGTTCGAGCGAGGACTTGTTAAAGCTCCTGGACCGGCTAATGACCGAAGGGCAGAGTCCGTCGCACTTTGCCAAGCAGCTTGTTCGTTTCTTGCGAAATGCTTTGGTTGCGAAGGTGGCGGGCGGAGAATCATCGCTGCTGCAAATCTCATCCGACGAGCGGCAGAAGGTCGCGAGTACGGCGGCGCTGTTCTCCGAGGAAGACCTTACCCGCTTTCTCAACATTATCCTTCGCACGCACGACGAGCTGGGCTACCGACAGGAGCAGCGGTTTCACCTTGAGCTCGGCATGCTGAAGATGGTGCATGCAATTCGTCTGCTCCCCCTCGAAGAGTTCCTGAGCCAGACTGCGACCAGCGGAGCAACAACGGTCACTCAACCTGCACGCGCCTCTCTCTCGGCTGTTCCAAAGATTTCTGAGGCGCGACCTGCGCCATTGAGCGGTGGCTTGAGATCAGCCTCCGCATCACCGTTTGGGTCATCCAGTGGGGGAGCTTCGCCGCAGAGTCAACAACGCGTGTCCCCCTTCGAAGCTGACAGGTTGCGCAAAGTGCGGAGCTCCGAACCGGAGATGTCGGTGGTGAGTTCGATTGACGGATCCACTGCGAGCTACACGGTGATTTCGACCGCAACCGCGTTGGAAGAAGTTCCCCAGCCAATCGCGGAATCTGCGGTCACTCAGCAGGAGATTTCTGTAGAGACGCTGCGCTCCGCGTTGATCTCGGTGCTCGAAGCGCAAAGCCAGGACACGGCCGCCGATCTGCTGGCACGTGGCGAGTGGGGTCTAGAGGGCAATCAGATCAATCTACGCTTGCCGCTCTCCGAAAAGGTAATCGACCTCAGCGTAAGTGCCGAGGCAAAGCGCCTACTCACGCAGGAGGCCAGTCGACTCTGCGGCCGAGTAATGAAGTTGAACGTCTCCGGCGGAGGCATGTCTCAGAATGCTCCAATCGAGCGCATAGCAAATGGCCACAGCAATGGATCCGGCGGAGCTCGTCAGCGGGCTGCTGAAGATCCTGTGGTGCGGCGCATGCAGGAGAAGTTTGGAGCGGAAGTGCGCACAGTGGTCGATCTTCGTCAAAAGAAATAG